A window from Azoarcus sp. DD4 encodes these proteins:
- the erpA gene encoding iron-sulfur cluster insertion protein ErpA — MNAAVETPDILVFTDNAANKVRELIDEEGNPALKLRVFVTGGGCSGFQYGFTFDEEVSEDDTAFEKNGVTLLIDPMSYQYLLGAEIDYTEGLEGSQFVIRNPNATSTCGCGSSFSV, encoded by the coding sequence ATGAACGCAGCAGTTGAAACCCCTGACATCCTGGTCTTTACCGACAACGCGGCCAACAAAGTCCGCGAACTGATCGACGAGGAAGGCAATCCCGCGCTGAAGCTTCGCGTATTCGTTACGGGCGGCGGTTGCTCGGGTTTCCAGTACGGCTTCACGTTTGACGAGGAGGTGAGCGAGGACGACACTGCCTTCGAGAAGAATGGCGTGACCTTGTTGATCGATCCGATGAGCTACCAGTATCTGCTGGGAGCGGAAATCGATTACACCGAAGGGCTGGAAGGCTCGCAGTTCGTCATCCGCAATCCGAATGCGACCAGCACCTGCGGGTGCGGTTCGTCGTTCTCGGTCTGA